From the genome of Streptomyces spinoverrucosus:
TGGACGTCGTCCGCGACGACGCGGACCCGGCGCTGCTGATCGCGGTGACGGTGTGCGTGATCCACCTGGCGGACAAGGAACGGACGGACGACTAGGGCCACCCCGGCGGGACATACCGTCGACACCGATACAGCGCAGACGCACACTGCCGCACCAGCACGGCAACTTCCACACCGCCGGTTCAGCAACGCCGGCATCGGCACCGCCGATTTCACGGCGCGGACTCAGCACCGCAGGCTTCAGCACCGCCGGTCCAGCGCCGCAGGCAGCACCGCAGGCTTCAGCACCGCCGGTGCGCGATACGGGTTTGTGCGCCGCAGGCCACGGCGCAGGGGTCCAGCACCGCCGGCTCCCGCTACGGGTTTCAGCGCCGCAGGCCACGGCGCCCAGGTCCAGCACCGCCGATTCCACGGCGCGGATTCAACGCCGCAGGCTTCAGCACCGCCGGTCCCGATACGGGTTTCAGCACCGCAGGCTTCGCCTCGCAGGTCCAACACCGCCAGTCCAGCACCACAGGCTTCAGCACCGCCGGTGCGCGATACGGGTTTGTGCGCCGCAGGCATCGGCGCACAGGCCCAGCACCGCCAATTTCACGGCGTGAGTTCAGCACCGCCAATTCAGCGCCGCAAGCTTCAGCACCGCCGGCCCAGCGCCGCAGGCCTCCGCGCCGCAGGCCTCCGCGCCGCAGGCCTCAGCGGCGGGGTCGTGTCAGCCCCAGCACCCGGTCCTTCAGTGCCGGGAACTGTTCCCGGGTCGTCGCCACCTTCCCGGGGTCGAACTCCACCGTGAGGACCTCCTCGTCCGCGCCGGCCTCCGCCAGCACCTCACCCCACGGATCGACCACGATCGAGTGACCGGCCTGCGGAACTCCCGCATGTGTCCCGGCCGTTCCACACGCGAGAACGAACGCCTGGTTCTCCACCGCCCGCGCCTGAGCCAGCAGCGTCCAGTGGGAGCGCCGCCGCTCCGGCCACCCCGCCGGGATCACAAAGGTCTCGGCACCCACATCGACGAGCCCGCGGAACAACTCGGGGAAACGGAGGTCGTAGCAGGTCGCCAGCCCCAGCGTCGTCGCGCCCGGCAGGCGGACGGTCACCAGATCGTCGCCCGCACCCATCAGCACGGCCTCGCCCTTGTCGAAGCCGAAGCGATGGATCTTGCGGTACGCGGCGACCAGATCACCGGAAGGAGAGAAGACGAGCGAGGTGTTGTACAGCGGCCCCTCAGGGTCCCGCTCCGGAATCGAACCCGCGTGCAGCCACACACCCGTGTCGCTCGCGGCCTTGGCCATGGCCTCGTACGTCGGCCCCTCGATCGGCTCGGCCTCCCGGCCGAACTCCTCGTAGGCGAACGCCCCCGTCGTCCACAGTTCCGGCAGCACCACAAGGTCAGCGCCGGCCTGCTCCCTTACCAGAGAAACCGCCCGCTGTCGACGTTCCTCGACCGATTCGCCCTCGTCTACGGCGATCTGGATCAGAGAGGCGCGCACACTACCACCGTCCTGGCATTCGAGCCGTCCACACGGGCCTACGATCGTCACACGAAAGCACTGCCGGGGTGCCTCACAGCAGCGTAACTTAGCGTTCCGAGACACCCGCCGAGTGCAGCCACCTCCCACTGGCACCGCCGCCACAACCTGCCCGTGTACCGACCGCCGAGGGGTCCCGTTCCGTGAGTCTGCATCCCACCCTCCAGCCCTACGCCGACGCCTGGACCCACTCCATCGAAGCGATATCCGAGCTGGTGCAGCCCCTTGTGGAGGGCGAGTGGAACCGGCGGACCCCGTGCCCCGGCTGGTCCGTGCGGGACGTCGTCTCGCATGTGATCGGCCTGGACTGCGAGATGCTCGGCGACCCGCGCCCGATCCACACCCTCCCGCGCGACCTGTTCCACGTCACCAACGACCACCAGCGCTACATGGAGATGCAGGTCGACGTACGCCGCCACCACACGGCGCCGGAGATGACCTCCGAGCTGGAGTACACGATCATCCGCCGGCAGCGCCAGCTGCGGAACGACTCCCGCGACCCCGGCACAAAGGTGCGCGGCCCCCTCGGCACCGAGCTCACCCTCGAAGAGTCGATGCGCGGCCACGCCTTCGACGTGTGGGTGCACGAGCAGGACCTGCGCGCCGCCCTCGGCCGCCCCGGCAACCTCGACTCCCCCGGCGCCCATGTCGCCCGTGACGTCCTGCTGGCCGAACTCCCGAACGTCGTCGCCGGCAAGGCCAACGCGCCGCGCAGCTCGGCGATCGTCTTCGACGTGCACGGCCCCATCGAGTTCCTGCGCACGATCCGCGTCGACATCCAGGGCCGCGGCACCCTGGAGACGGCCCCGGCCCTCGGCCCGGCCGCCACCCTCACCCTCGACTGGGAGACCTACGTCCGCCTGGCGTGCGGCCGCGTCACCCCCGAGGCGGCCGCGGACCGCGTCAAGTCGGAGGGCGACCCGGGCCTGACGTCGGCGATCCTGCGCAACTTCACGGTGACGCAGTAGCGGTTCCTTGCGACGCGGGCCGGTACAACCAGCCCGTCCGGCGTTCGAGGACGAGGCCGTTCAGGCCGAAGCGGGGGTCCGGGGGCGGTACGCCTTCTTAAGGGTGGGTAGCCTCTGACGCGTAAATAGGTCCAGGTCAGGGGTTGTTTGGGCAGGGCTGAGCGTCCGGTGGCCGCAGGGGCTGCCGGGGCTGCCGGGGCTGCCGGGCGGTCGTGGGGTGGTCAGGCTGTGGTTCCCAGCGGGTTGAGGGTGACGGTGTAGCCGAGCTGGTTGAGGGCGTTGATCGCGCGGCGGGTGGCGCGTTCGGGGTCGCGCTGGGTGAAGTAGGCGCCGCCGAGCTCGCGGTAGGTGACGTGGTCGGTGAGCATGTGCCAGATCGCGGTGATGATCGAGTGCTCGACGGCGACCAGGGCCCTGAGCGGGCCGCGGCGGGCGGTGAGCCGCTTGTAACGGGCTTGCAGGTAGGTGTCTTTGGTTCTCACCGCGCCGAACGCCGCGAGCCCGAGTGCTCCCTTCAGGTAGGGATTGCCGGGGCGGACCTTGGTGTTCTTGGTGCGGCCGGCGGACTCGTGGTGGCCGGGGCAGACCCCGGCCCAGGAGGCGAGGTGCCGGGCGGAGGCGAAGCGGGCCATGTCGCCGCCGGTCTCCGCGACGATCACCTCGGCGACCGCGCGGTTGATCCCGGGGATGGTGTCGAGCAGGTCGAGGGCGCCTCGAAAGGGGGCCATCGCCTCCTCGATCCGCGCATCCAGCTGCCCGACCGCATCCGTGAGCTGGTCGTAGTGGTCCAGGTGCAGCCGGACCAGGAAGGCATGATGGTCGCGGAAGCGGCCGGTCAGGGCCTCGGTGAGTTCGGGAATCTTGTTGCGGAGCTTGCGTTTGGCCAGCTCCGCGAGGGTCTGTGGTTCGCGTTCGCCCGAGACGAGAGCCTCCAGCATGGCCCGGCCGGAGACGCCCATGATGTCGGAGGCAACCGCGGCAAGTTTGATCCCGGTGTCCTCCAGCAGCTTCTCCAGGCGCTGGACGATCTGGCCGCGCTCGCGGGTGAGCTGGGTGCGGGCGCGGGTCAGGTCCCGCAGTTCACGCACGGGCTGGTCGGGCACGAACGACGGCCTGACCAGGCCGTGGGCGCCGAGCTGGGCCAGCCAGGCCGCATCGGAGACGTCGGTCTTGCGGCCGGGCAGGTTCTTGACCTGCCGGGCGTTGACCAGGATCACGGCCAAGTCCTCGGACAGCAGGTAGTAGAACGGCTTCCAGTAGTCGCTGGTTGCCTCGATCACCACCAGGGTGACCTCGGCGGCGAGCAGGTGATCCCGCAGCGCAAGGACCGCGTTCGTCGTCGAACCCCACGTCGTGGTCTCGGTGGTGAACGACCCCCGCCGTTTCGCAGTCGGCGTCCGAACGCACACCTTGGCGTCCTTCTTGCTGATGTCCACACCAGCGCAGCGTTCGTGCAGCACGTCCACAGCTCTGCTCCCTCCCAGCCGGCAACCGGTACACCGTTCCGGGAGGGCCAGGGCGAAACAGGAATTCTGACGCACGTGCTCACAGCAACACTCCACGGTTCCCGTGGACGGCCCTCAGTGCCACGCTGACCTGCGAGCTCACCGGCATCACAGAGACATCGGCTTCGGCCGGAACGAACCCCTCCAGCGTCCCGGACCGGCATCACCCCACGTCAGGGCAGACGGAAGCACCTTCGGCGCACGCCACGGGATTTACCACGCCCCCGGCGCGCACCAAAGGTGCGCTGGTTCGCTGACCTGCGGTTTTGCGGTTCGCGCTCCGCCGGCCTGCCCCTCTGGCCTGCGGCGTTGCGTGCAGCCCTTGGGCGCGTGGGGCGCTGCCCAGGTGGCGCATTCGCCCAGTGATGCAGGGCCTTTCCTTTGGATCTCTTTGCGCCCAGCATTGCCACCCTGCCGTGATCTTGCTTCCTTTCTTTCAGCCTTTCTCTGCTTGTCCCTGCCCTGCCCCCCGCCCTGCCTTATAGGCAGGGGCAGGGAGGCAGGGTTGCAAAGGGACATAAGGCCCTGCCGTGCGGCAGGGTTAAGGCAGGGTTCCGGCAGGGTCGGCAGGGTGGTGCCTCTTAGCCTGGCCGTCCCTCTTTACGATCACCTGGGCGTGATCAATAAGCCACTCCAGCGCCCAGTCAATGTCCCCGTTTCCGCCTGTGACGCCTTTACGTATCGCGCCCAGACTCGCCCCTGGGTTGTGCTGGACGAATCCGAGTACCGCCTTACGCAGCCTCTCAGGCGGGTCCGGCCTGTACCCCCTGTCTTCCACTGGTCGAGCTGGCCAGACATTCGCACTCGGCATAGGCTTGTCCTTGAAATCAATCACTAGGTCTGCAAAGTGCTGGGGAGTCTTGCCCGGTATGGCATGGGCGCGCACCCATGCGGGCCGGTCTTTCTCGACTCGGAGCCTGCTTTTTCCGATGACTCCTTTACCGATCGGATGGACGGGGTCAAGGAAATATGAGACTCCCGTGATCGCTGATTTCTTGTGCTGTGAACCGAGCGCGCGGTTTCCGTCGTGTGGGACGTGGTCGAGCACTACGACGGCCCATTGAGCGGCAGCGAAAGCCTTTGTCAGCTTCGCATGCCATGCGGCAACGTCCTCGGCTTCCTTCCCGTTCAACCCCTCAAGTGCCATTGACTCTGTCATGCCGTCGAATATGGCGAGGCTGCCGCCCAGGGAAACGAGCTGTTGGAACTCTCGTTCATCGACATCTGTTAGCGGCCCGGTAGGGTTGCAGTAGTGGAAGTACGTGGCTATATCTTCCCGGCTTGCGCCTAGGGTCTTGAGGCGCCGGATGATAGAGCCTGCGTCGTCTTCAAAGTCGATATAGGCAACGTGTCTATGCGCCCTGATTTCCTGTGCGGCAACTAGACAGGCGAGCCATGACTTGCCCGCTTCCGATTCGGCATGTACGCCGTTGATTTTTCCCCGGTAGAAAATCCCTAGGGGCATGTCGCCAGTCAGATAGCCGACGTCGGTCTGTGTCTCGCTTTCAGCTTCCTCCCATATTGAATCTAGGTTTACCGGCGCCCAGGACCCACCCTTGCCGCTCCTGTCGGCAATAATCTTCTTGGCTACTATCTTGGCTTCCTCAACGCTGACTATCCGTTGCGCTTCCCGGAGTATGGCCCCCCTGCGCCTGTGCTCCTCTACGAGCGCCGCCGTCTTTTCGTCTCCTCCCTTACTCGGGAGCAGAGTCGCAATATCATCAACCAAGAGTTGGGCTTGCCGTGGTAGAGCGTCGTACGTTTCGGCGTTGGGATTGAGCAGCCAATGAAATGCGAGGCGAACGTTTATCTCCGACTCGGGAAGTTCCGGAATCTCGTCAGGCACCCGACCCCCCGCTGTCTGGGTCGCCTAGGACCCTCGCAGCGCGGCCGGTTGCTGCGGCTGCCCTAATCGCGTCCGGCATGTCCGTGAGCGTTCCCCGCAGAACGGGGCATGTTTCGTCGTGGCCGACCCTGACTTGGTAAATCCCGGATGGGTCCCGGACGATTTCAGTAACGCGCGAGTGACAATGGCTGCATTGATAGTTGCGGGCAAAGTCCTTAACGGATTTGGGCGGTCCACTCGGAGAGGGCCGCGGCTTCCTTGGCCTCTTGTTTCCGGGCATTGAATGCCTCCTAGATAGGTGGGTTGGATGCGCCGGCCATGCCTGTATTCAGTTGTTTTTCTGGCGCTCTGTTGAGTTGTCAAGGTGCATTGGTCGTGCTGCGTTTCAGTCGACCGGAGGCAAGAGGGCGCGCAGACGCGCGATTTGCTCGGGTGTCGGAGCCGGGGCGTTTTCGACAACGCGCCTGATGTGCTCCTCAAGTGACAGCGTCTTCAACTCGCGCTGATCATCGGCCACATCGGCATTGGGGTTCTGCCGCTTGCGCCCAGCAATGCGGGCGCGGAGTTGGGCTTTCTCGTGAGAGATAGACATACGGGGACTCCGGATATGTCCCGTCGGGACTAGGAGGTGAGTCCGTAACGCTGCTGTCAGCGTCGCCCCATTCTGCGTGAGCTTGTGTCGTAGCTCGCTTGCCATCCTGGGCGCCCTCAGCGAAGCGATACCCGCATGCAAGGACCACCGGGCCTTAACTCGGCTTGCTGCGCCCCTATTTGGCCGGACGCTGCCCCGTACTGCGCCCGATGGGGAAACTCCTCAGCGCGACCTTTCACGGTCCCTCACGCCCCCGTACGGCCCCAGGCGCACGAGAGCGCCCCCGCCCAGGAATCGGGCAGGGGCGCTCTCGTTCGGGCGCTACGCGGCCGTACACGCCTCGCAGGCGGGTTCCTGGTGCCAGTGGATACGGTCGGCGGCAGGCACGCCACGGCCACGCCGGATGCGCACCTGCCCGAGCCAGTCAGCCGACAGCAGGAGGCGCGCCACCTCACGGCGCGCCTCAACCGGCGCAGCCTCCCAGCGCTTCACGACGTCCTTGCCGGGCCGGATCAGGTCCGTGAGGACTGCGGGCAGGGTGAGCCTGCGCTCTTGCTCCTCAAGGGCAGTGATCTTCGTAGTCAGGGTCTCGACCATCCGCGCGAACATGCGCGCCTCCGCGACGCTCTCAGGCTCCGCGTTCTCCGCCTCGCTCCGCTCGCCCCGCAGCCGCTCAATCTCGGCGCGGAGGTGCTCGACCTTGCCGGAGTCCTGCGCGGAGGCGGCGAAGTCCTCATAGACCTTGTCCGACGCGAGATAGGCCAGGATCACGCCGGGATGGGTTGGGGACCCGATGATCAGCGCATCTACCGCAGGTTTGTTGATTTGGACGCAGCGACGCTCACGGCAGAAGTAGTACGCGCTCGTACCCTCCCCGGCAGCACCCATCGTCCCGCCGCACACGTCACACCTGATGATCATGGTCAGGGCGTGCTTTGCCTTGCCGTTGCGGGTGCTGCGGCGGGCAGGGTCGAGCAGCGTCCGGCGCACTGCCCAGAACGTCTCGCGGTCGACCAGGGGCGCCCAGGTGGCCTCATAGAGGTTCGTCTCCACCTGCTGCGCCTGGAACGTGCGTCCCCGGCTCTTGGGCGTGTGCTTGCGGTACCCGCCGTAGGCCGGACGCAGCGCCATCGATCGCAGGTGCTCATCCGTGAACGGCCTGCCCGAGCGGTTCACATGCCCTGCGGCTGCCAGTTCCCGCGCGATACGCCGATACGACTTGCCCTCTCGCAGGCCCTTGAACAGGGCTTTGGGCACCTCAGACTCTTCCGGGTTCTCAACCCAGTTGATCAGCTTGCCTGTCTGCTCGTCGTACTGCGCCATGTAGCCGTGCGGCGGGCGGGCATTCGGGCGCCCTTGCTCTGCCTGGGCGGCAGACGTGCGCCGGTTGCGCATGCTGACCTTGTCGCTCTCCGTCTCGGAGTCCGAGGCGTCCTCACGCAGGTTGCGGCGGTCCTTCCAGTGCGACAGGTCATAGAGCCGGTTGTCGCTGGTGATGAAGATTCTTTTGCCGCGTTCCTCGCACAGCTCCATGAGGTGCAGCCACTCAGAGGTTTTGCGGCTGTACCGGCTGTTTTCCCACAGGATCAGCACGTCTTCCGTGAACGCGCCCGACTCAAGATCAGCCACGAGCCGCGCCCAGTCGTCGCGCGCCTTGCTGGCGTACCGGCTTGCCGACCGGTCGTTGTCGACGTAAGGCTCACCAGTGATCTTGATGCTGTGCCGCACGGTCGTGCGTTCGTTGTCGTCGTGCTGCTCAGTCACGGACCGCTGCCGCCCAGAGCTGTCCTGGGACACGCGCAGGTACTCACGGCCTGTGAGCCATGCCGTGCGCGTGTCCACGGCGACGGAAGGGGCGGGCAGGGTGGCGTTTGCGGTGTTGAAAGGCATGCCAGCAGGATGCACAACTACCCGCACCTAAGAAGTTGCACCGGGCGGCAGCCCCCGGGACGCCCACCCCAACGCCGCGCGCCTACGCGGGGACGTGCACCGTCTCCACCCTGCTCGCGACCAGTCGCTCCCGCTCCCGCCGAGCCGCCCGCCGCCGCAACCGCAGAATCTGCGAGACCCCCAGCGCCTGCAGCACGAACACGGACGAGAAAGCCACCGTGTAGTCGTCCCCGGTGGCGTCCAGCAGCGCGCCCACCGCGAACAACGTGGTCATCGAGGCGACGAAACCGCCCATGTTGGTGATCCCGGACGCCGTCCCCTGCCGCTCCGGCGGATTCGCCGGGCGGGCGAAGTCGAACCCGATCATCGAGGCCGGCCCGCACGCGCCCAGCACCGTGCACAGCACCACCAGCAGCCACATCGGAGCCCGATCGGCCGGGTAGAACACCGTCGCGGCCCACAGCAGCGACGTCGCCCCCACCGTCCCGAGCGCGAGCGGCAGCCGCGCCCCGTGGTGCCGGGCGACGATCTGGCCGTACACCAGTCCGACCGCCATGTTCGACAGCACGACCAGGGTCAGCAGTTCACCGGCCGTGGCACGGGACAGCCCCTGCGCCTCGACCAGGAACGGCAGCCCCCACAGCAGCAGGAACACCATCGCCGGGAACTGGGTCGTGAAGTGCACCCACAGCCCGAGCCGGGTCCCCGGCTCCCGCCAGGACGCGGCGATCTGCCGTCGTACGTACGCGGCCCCCATGTGCGGCGCCGGCTCCGGCTCGTGCCCCTCGGGGTGGTCCTTCAGGAACAGCAGGAGCAGCACGAGGACCACGACCCCGGCGAGCG
Proteins encoded in this window:
- a CDS encoding carbon-nitrogen family hydrolase, with translation MRASLIQIAVDEGESVEERRQRAVSLVREQAGADLVVLPELWTTGAFAYEEFGREAEPIEGPTYEAMAKAASDTGVWLHAGSIPERDPEGPLYNTSLVFSPSGDLVAAYRKIHRFGFDKGEAVLMGAGDDLVTVRLPGATTLGLATCYDLRFPELFRGLVDVGAETFVIPAGWPERRRSHWTLLAQARAVENQAFVLACGTAGTHAGVPQAGHSIVVDPWGEVLAEAGADEEVLTVEFDPGKVATTREQFPALKDRVLGLTRPRR
- a CDS encoding maleylpyruvate isomerase family mycothiol-dependent enzyme, producing the protein MSLHPTLQPYADAWTHSIEAISELVQPLVEGEWNRRTPCPGWSVRDVVSHVIGLDCEMLGDPRPIHTLPRDLFHVTNDHQRYMEMQVDVRRHHTAPEMTSELEYTIIRRQRQLRNDSRDPGTKVRGPLGTELTLEESMRGHAFDVWVHEQDLRAALGRPGNLDSPGAHVARDVLLAELPNVVAGKANAPRSSAIVFDVHGPIEFLRTIRVDIQGRGTLETAPALGPAATLTLDWETYVRLACGRVTPEAAADRVKSEGDPGLTSAILRNFTVTQ
- a CDS encoding IS110 family transposase, coding for MDVLHERCAGVDISKKDAKVCVRTPTAKRRGSFTTETTTWGSTTNAVLALRDHLLAAEVTLVVIEATSDYWKPFYYLLSEDLAVILVNARQVKNLPGRKTDVSDAAWLAQLGAHGLVRPSFVPDQPVRELRDLTRARTQLTRERGQIVQRLEKLLEDTGIKLAAVASDIMGVSGRAMLEALVSGEREPQTLAELAKRKLRNKIPELTEALTGRFRDHHAFLVRLHLDHYDQLTDAVGQLDARIEEAMAPFRGALDLLDTIPGINRAVAEVIVAETGGDMARFASARHLASWAGVCPGHHESAGRTKNTKVRPGNPYLKGALGLAAFGAVRTKDTYLQARYKRLTARRGPLRALVAVEHSIITAIWHMLTDHVTYRELGGAYFTQRDPERATRRAINALNQLGYTVTLNPLGTTA
- a CDS encoding AAA family ATPase, with translation MPDEIPELPESEINVRLAFHWLLNPNAETYDALPRQAQLLVDDIATLLPSKGGDEKTAALVEEHRRRGAILREAQRIVSVEEAKIVAKKIIADRSGKGGSWAPVNLDSIWEEAESETQTDVGYLTGDMPLGIFYRGKINGVHAESEAGKSWLACLVAAQEIRAHRHVAYIDFEDDAGSIIRRLKTLGASREDIATYFHYCNPTGPLTDVDEREFQQLVSLGGSLAIFDGMTESMALEGLNGKEAEDVAAWHAKLTKAFAAAQWAVVVLDHVPHDGNRALGSQHKKSAITGVSYFLDPVHPIGKGVIGKSRLRVEKDRPAWVRAHAIPGKTPQHFADLVIDFKDKPMPSANVWPARPVEDRGYRPDPPERLRKAVLGFVQHNPGASLGAIRKGVTGGNGDIDWALEWLIDHAQVIVKRDGQAKRHHPADPAGTLP
- a CDS encoding recombinase family protein; translated protein: MPFNTANATLPAPSVAVDTRTAWLTGREYLRVSQDSSGRQRSVTEQHDDNERTTVRHSIKITGEPYVDNDRSASRYASKARDDWARLVADLESGAFTEDVLILWENSRYSRKTSEWLHLMELCEERGKRIFITSDNRLYDLSHWKDRRNLREDASDSETESDKVSMRNRRTSAAQAEQGRPNARPPHGYMAQYDEQTGKLINWVENPEESEVPKALFKGLREGKSYRRIARELAAAGHVNRSGRPFTDEHLRSMALRPAYGGYRKHTPKSRGRTFQAQQVETNLYEATWAPLVDRETFWAVRRTLLDPARRSTRNGKAKHALTMIIRCDVCGGTMGAAGEGTSAYYFCRERRCVQINKPAVDALIIGSPTHPGVILAYLASDKVYEDFAASAQDSGKVEHLRAEIERLRGERSEAENAEPESVAEARMFARMVETLTTKITALEEQERRLTLPAVLTDLIRPGKDVVKRWEAAPVEARREVARLLLSADWLGQVRIRRGRGVPAADRIHWHQEPACEACTAA